A window from Bradysia coprophila strain Holo2 chromosome X unlocalized genomic scaffold, BU_Bcop_v1 contig_20, whole genome shotgun sequence encodes these proteins:
- the LOC119068856 gene encoding serine/threonine-protein kinase tousled-like 2 isoform X5 has protein sequence MSAGTQLQLQMAPQTTVVQGGQQTTVHNQDSNMSTGSSHSDKEVESAGTPDKLPRTPSEPRSGKRKRKVDDSSGPGGGTPGPGTGNGGSGIPHIVQNNKGPRVTIPSNDGKKIQINDYFKHTPSTPIRQHSTTTGAKSPSSQHGFPMFPPSPQPPLAVNPEFFKNRNTSNIVPSPIQTMPPCQPPPLPPQPAPVKVSASTQTDLSYLEIQERDSEYELSKTKVDELSRSSEEQKGQISAHQKVIEQHKNHINKCIDVVKKLLKEKSNIEKKEARQKCMQNRLRLGQFVTQRVGATFQENWTDGYAFQELTRRQEEISAEREEIDRQKKLLMKKRPSNAETGRKRNNLTGGTQSGSSTSNLHNGSDATFLKPDPVSGGYTMQEYYECDEILKLRQNALKKEDADLQLETEKLERERNLHIRELKRIHNEDQSRFNNHPVLNERYLLLMLLGKGGFSEVHKAFDLKEQRYVACKVHQLNKDWKEDKKANYIKHALREYNIHKALDHPRVVKLYDVFEIDANSFCTVLEYCDGHDLDFYLKQHKTIPEREARSIIMQVVSALKYLNEIKPPVIHYDLKPGNLLLTEGNVCGEIKITDFGLSKVMDEENYNPDHGMDLTSQGAGTYWYLPPECFVVGKNPPKISSKVDVWSVGVIFYQCLYGKKPFGHNQSQATILEENTILKATEVQFSNKPTVSNEAKSFIRGCLAYRKEDRMDVFALARHEYLQPPVPKNSRQIQQQQQQQQQQSSISSQGGSTQQAQQAAFSTGLFGNMNQSSSS, from the exons ATGTCCGCCGGAACTCAACTTCAACTGCAGATGGCACCTCAGACAACTGTAGTTCAAGGTGGCCAACAGACAACAGTACATAACCAGGACTCGAATATGAGCACTGGATCCTCCCACAGTGATAAGGAGGTAGAGTCTGCTGGAACGCCAGATAAACTTCCCCGTACACCATCCGAACCAAGATCCGGAAAACGGAAACGAAAAGTAGATGACAGTAGTGGGCCTGGCGGAGGAACACCGGGACCGGGAACTGGAAATGGTGGCAGTGGCATACCACACattgttcaaaataacaaaggaCCTAGAGTAACAATACCATCGAATGATGGcaagaaaatacaaattaacGATTACTTTAAACATACACCGAGTACTCCAATACGACAACATAGCACTACAACTGGTGCCAAATCACCTAGTTCACAACATGGATTTCCTATGTTTCCACCTAGTCCTCAGCCACCATTGGCAGTCAACCCAGAATTCTTTAAGAATCGAAACACTTCCAATATTGTTCCTTCACCCATTCAAACGATGCCACCGTGTCAGCCCCCACCACTACCGCCACAACCAGCTCCGGTTAAAGTGTCTGCATCAACGCAGACCGACTTATCATACCTAGAAATACAAGAACGTGATTCAGAATATGAGTTGAGTAAAACGAAAGTGGACGAACTGTCTCGGTCGTCGGAAGAACAAAAAGGACAAATCAGTGCTCATCAAAAAGTGATCGAACAGCATAAAAATCATATTAATAAGTGTATAGATGTAGTTAAAAAATTGCTGAAAGAGAAAAGCAATATAGAAAAGAAGGAGGCGAGACAAAAGTGTATGCAAAATAGGTTAAGATTAGGGCAATTTGTAACACAACGTGTTGGTGCAACGTTCCAAGAGAACTGGACGGATGGCTATGCGTTTCAAGAGTTGACGCGACGACAAGAAGAAATTTCGGCTGAGCGTGAAGAGATCGATCGCCAAAAGAAACTTTTGATGAAAAAGCGACCGTCGAATGCGGAAACTGGACGCAAACGAAACAACTTGACTGGAGGAACTCAGAGCGGTTCGTCCACATCTAATTTACATAATGGCAGTGACGCAACGTTTTTGAAGCCGGATCCAGTATCCGGCGGCTATACGATGCAAGAATATTACGAGTGTGACGAGATCCTTAAATTACGGCAAAATGCGCTTAAAAAGGAAGATGCTGATTTACAGTTAGAAACGGAAAAGTTGGAACGGGAGCGAAATCTACACATTAGAGAATTGAAACGAATTCATAATGAAGATCAA TCCCGATTCAACAACCATCCGGTTCTGAACGAACGGTATCTATTGCTTATGTTGTTAGGTAAAGGTGGATTTTCCGAAGTTCACAAAGCGTTTGACTTAAAAGAACAACGATATGTGGCATGCAAGGTTCATCAGCTCAATAAAGATTGGAAAGAGGATAAGAAAGCCAACTACATTAA GCATGCCCTCCGAGAATACAACATCCATAAAGCACTGGATCATCCCCGAGTGGTCAAACTTTATGATGTCTTCGAAATAGACGCAAACTCATTTTGCACAGTTCTAGAATATTGTGATGGACATGATTTAGATTTCTATTTAAAGCAGCACAAGACAATACCGGAACGGGAGGCTAGATCCATAATAATGCAAGTCGTGTCGGCGCTTAAATATCTCAACGAAATCAAACCACCAGTCATACATTACGATCTAAAGCCGGGCAATCTTTTGCTAACTGAAGGCAATGTATGCGGCGAAATTAAAATCACAGATTTCGGTCTGTCGAAAGTGATGGACGAAGAGAATTACAATCCGGATCATGGTATGGATCTAACGTCACAAGGCGCTGGAACATATTG GTACCTACCACCGGAATGTTTTGTTGTCGGCAAGAATCCGCCAAAAATATCATCCAAAGTGGATGTGTGGAGCGTAGGAgtaatattttatcaatgtcTTTATGGCAAGAAACCATTTGGACACAATCAATCTCAAGCAACAATTTTAGAAGAGAACACCATTCTTAAAGCTACTGaagttcaattttcaaataagcCAACGGTATCCAATGAAGCTAAG AGTTTCATTCGCGGTTGTTTAGCATATCGCAAAGAGGACCGAATGGATGTGTTTGCATTGGCGCGCCATGAATATTTACAGCCGCCAGTACCAAAGAACAGTCGACAAATccaacagcagcagcaacaacagcagcaacagTCTAGCATATCATCACAAGGTGGTAGTACACAGCAAGCACAACAAGCCGCATTTTCGACCGGACTCTTTGGTAACATGAACCAGTCCAGTTCCTCCTAG